From Streptomyces asiaticus, one genomic window encodes:
- a CDS encoding bifunctional MaoC family dehydratase N-terminal/OB-fold nucleic acid binding domain-containing protein: MTRDDLDVDPDELYGRLKAYEGRTAASGGVGRDPVNEPMIRHWCEAMGDTNPAYPAVAPPTMLQAWTMGGLAGHPGGSARSEAYDELLALLDDAGCTSVVATDCEQEYLRPLRPGDLVTFDAVIESVSPRKTTKLGTGYFVTTRMNVRAGDRGGDGDGDRAGAGELVGTHRFRILKYAPARPKKAAEPEPEPTRKPEPAADRPRRPRPVINRDNAGFWEGVARHQLLIQRCLDCATPRFPWLPGCGACGSQRWEAFEASGAGTVFSYVVMHHPPFPAFDPPYAVALVELAEGVRMVSDITGVPYDKVRIGMPVELEFLRVDEELELPVFRGAEA; this comes from the coding sequence ATGACGCGTGATGACCTGGACGTTGACCCGGACGAGCTGTACGGACGGCTGAAGGCGTACGAGGGGCGGACGGCCGCGAGCGGCGGCGTGGGCAGGGACCCCGTCAACGAGCCCATGATCAGGCACTGGTGCGAGGCGATGGGTGACACCAACCCCGCGTATCCGGCTGTCGCACCGCCCACGATGCTCCAAGCGTGGACGATGGGCGGGCTGGCCGGGCACCCCGGCGGTTCGGCCCGCTCCGAGGCGTACGACGAGCTGCTGGCGTTGCTCGACGACGCGGGTTGCACCTCGGTGGTGGCCACCGACTGCGAGCAGGAGTACCTGCGGCCGCTGCGCCCCGGCGACCTGGTCACCTTCGACGCGGTCATCGAGTCGGTGTCACCGCGCAAGACCACCAAGCTGGGCACCGGGTACTTCGTCACCACCCGCATGAACGTCCGCGCCGGTGACAGGGGCGGGGACGGGGACGGGGACAGGGCCGGGGCTGGGGAACTGGTCGGCACCCACCGCTTCCGCATCCTCAAGTACGCACCGGCGCGGCCCAAGAAAGCGGCGGAGCCGGAGCCGGAACCGACGCGAAAGCCGGAACCGGCCGCCGACCGTCCCCGCCGCCCTCGCCCCGTCATCAACCGCGACAACGCCGGTTTCTGGGAGGGCGTCGCCCGGCATCAGCTGCTCATCCAGCGCTGCCTGGACTGCGCCACCCCGCGCTTCCCCTGGCTGCCGGGGTGCGGGGCGTGCGGCTCCCAGCGGTGGGAGGCGTTCGAGGCGTCCGGCGCCGGCACGGTGTTCAGCTATGTGGTCATGCACCATCCGCCCTTCCCCGCCTTCGACCCGCCCTACGCGGTGGCCCTGGTCGAGCTCGCGGAGGGCGTGCGGATGGTCAGCGACATCACCGGGGTGCCGTACGACAAGGTGCGCATCGGCATGCCCGTCGAGCTGGAGTTCCTGCGCGTGGACGAGGAGCTGGAGCTACCGGTGTTCCGGGGCGCGGAGGCGTAA
- a CDS encoding SRPBCC family protein: MTGARAEVELSVDATVDQLWEAITDLSRIGDWSPECTYAGWLDGWREPAVGARFEARNRFPNGLVTQVVCVVVAADRPYSFGWRVFGGSPGTEEHFATWTYDLRPGARQVQTVVRQSFIHGPGDSGARAAVRADPENAAALLQGRLDQLRRNMTATIEAMARDIRSRSI; encoded by the coding sequence GTGACTGGCGCCCGTGCGGAGGTCGAACTATCCGTCGACGCGACGGTGGACCAGCTCTGGGAGGCGATCACAGACCTCTCGCGGATCGGTGACTGGAGCCCGGAGTGCACCTACGCGGGCTGGCTGGACGGCTGGCGCGAACCAGCGGTCGGAGCGCGCTTCGAGGCCCGCAACCGGTTCCCCAACGGGCTTGTCACCCAGGTCGTATGCGTGGTCGTCGCGGCGGACCGGCCGTACTCGTTCGGCTGGAGGGTGTTCGGGGGCTCCCCGGGAACCGAGGAGCATTTCGCCACCTGGACTTACGATCTACGGCCCGGTGCACGGCAGGTTCAGACAGTGGTCCGTCAGTCGTTCATCCATGGACCGGGTGACAGCGGAGCCCGCGCGGCGGTGCGGGCCGACCCTGAGAACGCCGCGGCGCTCCTGCAAGGACGGCTGGACCAACTCCGGCGCAACATGACAGCGACGATCGAGGCGATGGCCCGCGACATCCGAAGCCGGAGCATATGA
- a CDS encoding helix-turn-helix domain-containing protein: MPWKSKGAKAEAADHSGARLARQATVEVAGLLGKRGMSRTDLARLMDVSPGRVSQILSGDENLTLRSLAAVADALELDIKISFVEPKEDAARRPHGLHGLGDGSDAFVYAP, translated from the coding sequence GTGCCGTGGAAGAGCAAAGGTGCGAAGGCGGAGGCCGCCGACCACTCGGGGGCGCGGTTGGCGCGTCAGGCGACGGTGGAGGTGGCCGGGTTGCTGGGCAAACGTGGCATGAGCCGCACTGACCTCGCCCGGCTCATGGACGTCAGCCCGGGGAGAGTGAGCCAAATCCTGTCCGGGGACGAGAATCTGACGCTGCGCAGCCTCGCTGCCGTGGCCGACGCGCTGGAGCTGGACATCAAGATCAGTTTTGTGGAGCCCAAGGAGGACGCGGCTCGGCGGCCGCATGGGCTGCATGGGCTTGGCGATGGTTCCGATGCCTTTGTCTACGCTCCTTGA
- a CDS encoding aldo/keto reductase translates to MDLHSSDHASTGDGIVSRTIEIAGKTVHRLGFGAMRLTGPGVWGEPADRGPFIQLMRRVIELGVDFIDTASVYGPHVSEEIIRAALHPYPAHVLITTKGGQTQSGPGSYATLGRPEYLRQECALSLRRLGVDHIDLYQLHQVDPAVPFEDQIGVMRELKDEGKIAAIGLNEVTVDQIVAARQIVDIASVQNQYSVTTRKHENVLDYCTREGIPFISWFPLDIGALAQPGGPLDAIAAQTGATPAQIALAWQLAHSENLVPIPGTASMAHLEENVAAATVRLSPQQIAELDALAG, encoded by the coding sequence ATGGACCTGCACTCTTCCGATCACGCGAGCACCGGCGACGGCATCGTGTCCAGGACGATCGAGATCGCCGGGAAGACCGTCCACCGGCTCGGCTTCGGAGCCATGCGCCTGACCGGCCCCGGCGTCTGGGGCGAGCCCGCCGACCGCGGCCCGTTCATCCAGCTCATGAGGCGCGTGATCGAGCTGGGCGTCGACTTCATCGACACCGCCAGCGTCTACGGGCCCCACGTCAGCGAGGAGATCATCCGCGCGGCGTTGCACCCCTATCCGGCGCATGTGCTGATCACCACCAAGGGCGGCCAGACGCAATCCGGCCCCGGCTCCTACGCCACGCTAGGCCGCCCGGAATACCTGCGGCAGGAATGCGCACTGAGCCTGCGCCGCCTGGGCGTCGACCACATCGACCTGTACCAGCTGCACCAGGTCGACCCCGCCGTCCCGTTCGAGGATCAGATCGGCGTGATGAGGGAACTCAAGGACGAGGGCAAGATCGCCGCGATCGGCCTCAACGAGGTCACGGTCGACCAGATCGTCGCCGCCCGCCAGATCGTCGACATCGCCTCCGTCCAGAACCAGTACAGCGTCACGACCCGCAAACACGAGAACGTGCTCGACTACTGCACGCGTGAAGGCATCCCCTTCATCTCCTGGTTCCCCCTCGACATCGGCGCGCTCGCCCAACCCGGCGGTCCCCTCGACGCCATCGCCGCACAGACCGGCGCCACACCGGCCCAGATCGCGCTCGCCTGGCAACTGGCCCACTCCGAAAACCTGGTACCCATCCCCGGCACCGCCTCAATGGCTCACCTCGAAGAGAACGTCGCCGCGGCAACCGTCCGGCTGAGCCCGCAACAGATCGCGGAACTCGACGCCCTGGCCGGCTGA
- a CDS encoding SigE family RNA polymerase sigma factor codes for MTTTVCTGVSAAAFPSFTSYVRARGPVLLRTARSLTSNACDAEDLLQTALTKTYLAWERIEDHNALDGYVRRALVNTRTSQWRKRKIDEFVCEELPEPEAVPAPDPAERQVLRDALWRAVLRLPDRQRAMVVLRYYEDLSEAQTAEVLGVSVGTVKSAVSRALGKLREDPELGHAA; via the coding sequence ATGACCACGACCGTGTGCACAGGCGTCTCCGCCGCCGCGTTCCCGTCGTTCACCTCGTACGTACGGGCGCGGGGGCCCGTGCTGCTGCGCACCGCCCGCTCGCTGACCTCCAACGCGTGCGACGCGGAGGATCTGCTACAGACCGCGCTCACCAAGACGTACCTGGCGTGGGAGCGCATCGAGGACCACAACGCGCTGGACGGCTATGTGCGGCGCGCCCTGGTCAACACCCGGACCTCGCAGTGGCGCAAGCGCAAGATCGACGAATTCGTCTGCGAGGAGCTGCCCGAGCCCGAGGCGGTGCCCGCGCCGGACCCCGCCGAACGGCAGGTGCTCCGGGACGCGCTGTGGCGGGCCGTACTGCGGCTGCCGGACCGTCAGCGGGCGATGGTCGTCCTCAGGTACTACGAGGACCTGAGCGAGGCGCAGACGGCGGAGGTGCTCGGGGTGTCCGTCGGCACCGTCAAGAGCGCGGTCTCGCGCGCCCTCGGCAAGCTCCGGGAAGACCCGGAACTCGGTCACGCGGCCTGA
- a CDS encoding DUF1906 domain-containing protein: MTRSKQNRWQLTGWATGLAAALATAIAGATPAASAEVLPDPRPLGAKVFKGWAFDTCHAPSLATLRAWNSSRYRAVGVYYAGRGRACASQPNLTVSWMRGVKSMKWQVLPIFVGSQSPCVRNTNKKHVPIGSKPFSQGQAEGKDAVARAKALSLKKRSALYLDMEAYDLKRTSCAAKTLSFIRGWNREVRSRGFFPGFYSSAESGVRHVEQARRAGVHDLPSVMWFARWNGKPSLYGESTLAKSAWNPHRRIHQYRGNVDVTHGGRKLRIDRNKVDAPVAIIK, translated from the coding sequence ATGACCCGAAGTAAGCAGAACAGATGGCAGCTCACGGGCTGGGCCACCGGTCTGGCCGCGGCCCTGGCCACCGCGATCGCCGGTGCCACCCCCGCCGCCTCGGCGGAGGTCCTGCCCGACCCCCGCCCCCTGGGCGCCAAGGTCTTCAAGGGCTGGGCCTTCGACACCTGCCACGCGCCGTCCCTCGCCACCCTGCGCGCGTGGAACAGCTCCCGCTACCGCGCCGTCGGCGTCTACTACGCGGGCCGCGGCCGGGCCTGCGCCAGCCAGCCCAACCTCACCGTCTCCTGGATGCGCGGCGTCAAGAGCATGAAGTGGCAGGTGCTGCCCATCTTCGTCGGATCCCAGTCGCCTTGTGTCCGCAACACCAACAAGAAGCACGTGCCCATCGGCAGCAAGCCGTTCTCCCAGGGGCAGGCGGAGGGCAAGGACGCGGTGGCGCGCGCCAAGGCGCTCTCCCTGAAGAAGCGCAGCGCGCTCTACCTCGACATGGAGGCGTACGACCTGAAGCGGACGAGCTGCGCGGCCAAGACCCTCTCCTTCATCCGCGGCTGGAACCGCGAGGTCCGCTCGCGCGGCTTCTTCCCCGGCTTCTACAGCAGCGCCGAGTCCGGGGTGCGCCATGTGGAGCAGGCCCGCCGGGCCGGGGTCCACGACCTGCCCTCCGTGATGTGGTTCGCGCGCTGGAACGGGAAGCCGTCGCTGTACGGGGAGTCGACGCTGGCCAAGAGCGCGTGGAATCCGCACCGCCGCATCCACCAGTACCGGGGCAACGTCGATGTGACGCACGGCGGCCGGAAGCTGCGCATCGACCGCAACAAGGTGGACGCACCGGTCGCGATCATCAAGTGA
- a CDS encoding helix-turn-helix domain-containing protein, with product MTSAGQQADESRGAFFLDTTARRAARQGFDAFLDAWETQIGDDFPLPAFSPAMAGDYRVRTRAARVRDVAIVHAHSESAMRTADVPHGVEDRVRMYVVRRGSWTLGGSRDHGEQTVSAGQFLLRHVGRSTPFETVPHTAAMVTVLPAPPLVPLLGNRMVIGAADAAEVRLLVAHAKMVNTTVNDLGPAGVRAAHSTLIELTKAVAGGRFDDAEPLLAPALAQAAKDLAQRRLADPELSPAMLARELHVSVRTLHRAFAAGGESVAAYIRHRRLEEARLALTSPSNGVSITELAAHWQFADSSHLTRAFKAHYGQTPTEYARSTDPAGRHPRS from the coding sequence ATGACCAGCGCGGGGCAGCAGGCGGACGAGTCACGTGGCGCGTTCTTCTTGGACACCACGGCCCGGCGTGCCGCACGGCAGGGATTCGACGCCTTCCTGGACGCGTGGGAGACGCAGATCGGCGATGATTTCCCGCTGCCTGCCTTCAGCCCGGCCATGGCCGGTGACTACCGGGTCAGGACCCGTGCCGCCCGGGTGCGCGACGTGGCGATCGTCCACGCCCACAGTGAGTCGGCGATGCGGACCGCGGATGTGCCGCACGGCGTTGAGGACCGGGTACGGATGTACGTCGTGCGGCGCGGCTCGTGGACGTTGGGTGGCTCGCGGGACCATGGCGAACAGACCGTGTCGGCCGGGCAGTTCCTGCTCCGGCATGTCGGACGGTCGACGCCGTTCGAGACGGTGCCGCACACGGCGGCGATGGTCACGGTGCTGCCCGCGCCCCCGCTGGTGCCGCTGCTCGGGAACCGGATGGTGATCGGGGCGGCGGACGCGGCCGAGGTACGGCTGCTGGTGGCCCACGCCAAAATGGTCAACACCACGGTGAACGATCTCGGCCCGGCCGGCGTGCGGGCCGCCCACAGCACCTTGATCGAGTTGACCAAAGCGGTGGCCGGGGGCCGGTTCGACGACGCGGAGCCACTGCTGGCGCCCGCGCTGGCCCAGGCCGCGAAGGATCTCGCCCAGCGCCGGCTCGCCGATCCCGAGCTGTCGCCGGCGATGCTGGCCCGTGAGCTCCACGTCTCGGTGCGCACCCTGCACAGGGCGTTCGCCGCGGGGGGAGAGTCCGTGGCCGCGTATATCCGGCACCGGCGGTTGGAAGAGGCGCGGCTCGCCCTGACCTCGCCGTCCAACGGCGTGAGCATCACCGAACTCGCCGCCCACTGGCAGTTCGCGGACAGCAGCCATCTCACGCGGGCCTTCAAAGCGCACTACGGCCAGACCCCCACCGAATACGCCCGCTCCACCGACCCGGCCGGCAGGCACCCGCGGTCGTAA
- a CDS encoding long-chain fatty acid--CoA ligase, whose product MLSTMQDVPLTVTRILVHGTLVHGRTAHVTTWTGEGEPQRRSFHEVGVRSTQLANALRDELGVEPGQAVATLMWNNCEHLEAYLAVPSMGAVLHTLNLRLPADQLGWIVNHAADRVIIVNGSVLPLLAPLLPTLTTVKHIVVAGPGDRSVLDGCAARVHEYEELIEGRPQRYAWPEIDERQAAALCYTSGTTGHPKGVAYSHRSIYLHSMQVNTAESFGMSGGDILLPVVPMFHANAWGTPHAAFMAGASMLMPDRFLQPEPLAEMIERERPTIAAAVPTVWQGLLAELDARPREVSCLRNVFIGGAACPPSLMKAYGERHGIHVVHAWGMTETSPLGSVAHPPGGLPADEAWPYRLTQGRFPSSVECRLISADGELVPWDGKTPGELEVRGPWIAGAYYGGADGEPFRPEDKFTEDGWLKTGDVGTISPDCYLTLTDRAKDVIKSGGEWISSVELENQLMGHPEVAEAAVVAVPDEKWGERPLATVVLTEGATVGYEGLRAFLAERVARWQLPEHWAVIPAVPKTSVGKFDKKVIRKQYADGDLDVTTLG is encoded by the coding sequence GTGCTCAGCACGATGCAGGACGTACCGCTGACCGTGACCCGCATCCTCGTACACGGGACCCTCGTGCACGGCCGCACGGCCCATGTGACCACCTGGACCGGGGAGGGCGAGCCCCAGCGACGCAGCTTCCACGAGGTGGGGGTGCGGTCGACCCAGTTGGCGAACGCGCTGCGCGATGAGCTCGGGGTCGAGCCGGGGCAGGCCGTGGCCACCTTGATGTGGAACAACTGCGAGCACCTGGAGGCGTATCTCGCGGTCCCCTCCATGGGCGCCGTGCTGCACACCCTCAACCTCCGGCTGCCCGCCGATCAGCTCGGCTGGATCGTGAACCACGCCGCCGACCGCGTGATCATCGTCAACGGCTCCGTACTGCCGCTGCTCGCCCCGCTCCTCCCCACCCTCACCACCGTGAAGCACATCGTGGTCGCGGGCCCCGGTGACCGTTCCGTCCTGGACGGCTGCGCCGCCCGGGTGCATGAGTACGAGGAGCTGATCGAGGGGCGGCCGCAGCGTTACGCCTGGCCGGAGATCGACGAGCGCCAGGCAGCGGCCCTCTGCTACACCTCGGGTACGACCGGGCACCCCAAGGGCGTGGCCTACAGCCACCGCTCCATCTATCTGCACTCGATGCAGGTCAACACCGCCGAGTCGTTCGGGATGTCCGGGGGCGACATCCTGCTGCCGGTGGTGCCCATGTTCCACGCCAACGCGTGGGGCACCCCGCACGCCGCCTTCATGGCGGGTGCCTCGATGCTCATGCCCGACCGCTTCCTCCAGCCCGAGCCGCTCGCCGAGATGATCGAACGCGAGCGTCCCACCATCGCCGCCGCCGTCCCCACCGTCTGGCAGGGGCTGCTCGCCGAGCTCGACGCGAGGCCTCGGGAGGTGAGTTGTCTGCGGAACGTCTTCATCGGCGGCGCGGCCTGTCCGCCCTCCCTGATGAAGGCGTACGGGGAGCGCCACGGCATCCACGTCGTCCACGCCTGGGGCATGACGGAGACCTCTCCGCTCGGCTCCGTGGCCCATCCGCCGGGCGGCCTCCCGGCGGACGAAGCCTGGCCGTACCGGCTGACGCAGGGCCGCTTCCCGTCCTCCGTCGAGTGCCGCTTGATCTCGGCGGACGGCGAACTCGTGCCGTGGGACGGGAAGACGCCGGGTGAGCTGGAGGTACGCGGTCCGTGGATCGCGGGCGCGTACTACGGAGGGGCGGACGGCGAGCCGTTCCGCCCCGAGGACAAGTTCACCGAGGACGGCTGGCTGAAGACCGGTGACGTCGGCACCATCAGCCCCGACTGCTATCTGACGCTGACGGACCGGGCCAAGGACGTCATCAAGTCCGGCGGTGAGTGGATCTCCTCGGTCGAGCTGGAGAACCAGCTGATGGGCCACCCGGAGGTCGCCGAGGCGGCGGTGGTGGCCGTGCCGGACGAGAAGTGGGGCGAGCGGCCGCTGGCCACGGTGGTCCTGACGGAGGGCGCCACGGTCGGCTACGAGGGTCTGCGGGCCTTCCTCGCCGAACGGGTCGCGCGCTGGCAGCTGCCGGAGCACTGGGCGGTGATCCCGGCGGTGCCGAAGACGAGCGTGGGGAAGTTCGACAAGAAGGTCATCCGAAAGCAGTACGCGGACGGGGACCTGGATGTGACCACCCTGGGCTGA
- a CDS encoding bifunctional DNA primase/polymerase → MANPSLAHALAHALTAAAHGFRVIPLTRAKLPAVRSPHHHDPAPLPCHGECGRLGHGVHDASADPDAIRALFAAAPWATGYGIACGCAPYHLIGIDLDLRGVRPGEPGAPGRPQGPGGAGDTDGRAERPKRTGTAKRAERPERPGTAGATEAAGATEAAGSPDGNRKDGTNGLAALARLAREHAFAIPRTVTVLTPSGGRHLWLCGPPGLAVPNSAGRLAPGIDIRGLGGYLVGPGSYASHGSYRLAPGSPAWAPAPVPSALLRLLTPPRPAPPRSYRPGPPFADPHPAALEGLVRFVRASREGQRNGRLFWAACRAYEAGAGPELAPALIEAALDTDLPPREARATVASAARSAARHLQPPDEEPPDACA, encoded by the coding sequence ATGGCGAACCCCTCACTCGCCCATGCTCTTGCCCACGCCCTGACCGCCGCGGCCCACGGTTTCCGCGTGATCCCGCTGACCCGCGCGAAGCTGCCCGCCGTGCGCTCCCCGCACCACCACGACCCCGCGCCGCTGCCGTGCCATGGCGAATGCGGGCGGCTGGGCCACGGGGTCCATGACGCCTCGGCGGACCCGGACGCGATCCGCGCCCTGTTCGCCGCCGCCCCCTGGGCCACCGGCTACGGCATCGCCTGCGGATGCGCCCCGTACCACCTCATCGGCATCGACCTCGACCTCAGGGGCGTGCGGCCCGGTGAGCCGGGAGCCCCCGGCAGGCCCCAGGGGCCCGGGGGAGCGGGCGACACGGACGGTCGGGCCGAGAGGCCGAAGAGGACCGGGACGGCCAAGAGAGCCGAGAGGCCCGAGAGGCCCGGAACCGCCGGGGCGACCGAGGCGGCCGGGGCGACCGAGGCGGCCGGGAGTCCCGATGGAAACCGTAAGGACGGCACGAACGGTCTGGCCGCCCTCGCCCGGCTGGCCCGCGAGCACGCCTTCGCCATCCCCCGTACGGTCACCGTGCTCACCCCGAGCGGCGGCCGCCATCTGTGGCTGTGCGGCCCGCCCGGACTCGCCGTCCCCAACTCCGCCGGCCGTCTGGCCCCCGGCATCGACATCCGTGGACTGGGCGGCTATCTGGTCGGCCCCGGCTCCTACGCCTCGCACGGCAGCTATCGCCTCGCACCCGGCTCCCCCGCCTGGGCCCCGGCCCCCGTACCGTCCGCCCTGTTGCGCCTGCTCACGCCCCCGCGCCCGGCCCCGCCCCGCTCGTACCGCCCCGGCCCGCCGTTCGCCGATCCGCATCCGGCGGCCCTGGAGGGGCTCGTACGGTTCGTCCGCGCCTCACGGGAGGGCCAGCGCAACGGCCGGCTGTTCTGGGCCGCCTGCCGCGCCTACGAGGCGGGCGCGGGGCCGGAGTTGGCCCCCGCCCTGATCGAGGCCGCGCTCGACACCGACCTGCCCCCGCGCGAGGCCCGCGCCACCGTCGCCTCCGCGGCCCGCAGCGCCGCCCGCCACCTCCAGCCCCCGGACGAGGAGCCCCCGGACGCGTGTGCCTGA
- a CDS encoding MaoC family dehydratase: protein MTVRTGDELPPLRIPITRTLIVAGALASRDYQDVHHDAEAAKEKGSPDIFMNILTTNGLVGRYITDHFGPRARLRKVAIRLGAPNYPGDEMVLTGQVTSVAEGMAEVAVIGKNGIGHHVTGTVTVRLPSDAPKTATAPKTTTALTPSTPTTPDTPR from the coding sequence ATGACGGTGCGTACGGGCGATGAGCTGCCCCCACTGCGCATCCCGATCACCCGGACCCTGATCGTCGCCGGTGCCCTCGCGTCCCGGGACTACCAGGATGTGCACCACGACGCCGAGGCGGCCAAGGAGAAGGGCTCCCCGGACATCTTCATGAACATCCTCACCACCAATGGGCTGGTCGGCCGGTACATCACCGATCACTTCGGGCCGCGGGCCCGGCTCCGTAAGGTCGCGATCCGGCTCGGGGCGCCCAACTACCCGGGTGATGAGATGGTGCTGACCGGCCAGGTCACCTCGGTCGCGGAGGGTATGGCGGAGGTCGCCGTCATCGGTAAGAACGGCATCGGCCACCATGTGACCGGCACGGTCACGGTGCGGCTCCCCAGCGACGCCCCAAAGACCGCCACCGCCCCAAAGACCACCACCGCCCTCACCCCCAGCACCCCCACCACCCCGGACACCCCCCGATGA
- a CDS encoding lipid-transfer protein encodes MSARKPDTLGGRAAIVGIGATEFSKDSGRSELKLAVEAVQAALDDAGLAPADVDGLVTFTMDTSPEITVAQACGIGDLTFFSRVHYGGGAACATVQQAALAVATGVAEVVVCYRAFNERSGRRFGSGVQHREPSAEGAALGWSLPFGLLTPASWVAMAAQRYLYAYGLTPEVFGHVAVTDRRHAATNPAAYFHGKPISLAEHAASRWIVEPLRLLDCCQETDGGQAIVVTGVERARDLPRPPAVITAAAQGAGRGQEQMTSFYRDDLTGLPEMGVVAGQLWRGSGLTPADIDVAILYDHFTPFVLMQLEEFGFCGRGEAAGFVAEDALPLNTHGGQLGEAYLHGMNGIAEAVRQIRGSSVNQVPGAARTLVTAGTGVPTSGLLLGADG; translated from the coding sequence ATGAGCGCCCGCAAGCCGGACACCCTGGGCGGCCGGGCCGCCATCGTCGGCATCGGCGCCACCGAGTTCTCCAAGGACTCGGGCCGCAGCGAGCTGAAGCTGGCCGTCGAGGCCGTCCAGGCGGCCTTGGACGACGCCGGCCTCGCCCCGGCCGACGTGGACGGGCTGGTCACCTTCACCATGGACACCAGCCCCGAGATCACCGTGGCGCAGGCGTGCGGCATCGGCGATCTCACCTTCTTCTCGCGCGTCCACTACGGCGGCGGCGCTGCCTGCGCCACCGTGCAGCAGGCCGCGCTCGCCGTCGCGACCGGCGTCGCCGAGGTCGTCGTCTGCTACCGCGCGTTCAACGAGCGCTCCGGGCGCCGCTTCGGCTCCGGCGTACAGCACCGCGAGCCGTCCGCCGAGGGAGCCGCGCTCGGCTGGTCGCTGCCGTTCGGGCTGCTGACCCCGGCATCGTGGGTCGCCATGGCCGCCCAGCGCTATCTGTACGCCTATGGGCTGACGCCGGAGGTTTTCGGCCATGTGGCCGTCACCGACCGCCGCCACGCGGCCACCAATCCGGCCGCGTACTTCCACGGCAAGCCGATCAGCCTCGCCGAGCACGCCGCCTCCCGCTGGATCGTCGAGCCGCTGCGGCTGCTCGACTGCTGTCAGGAGACGGACGGCGGCCAGGCGATCGTGGTGACCGGCGTGGAGCGGGCGCGTGACCTGCCGCGACCGCCCGCCGTGATCACGGCCGCGGCGCAGGGCGCGGGCCGCGGCCAGGAGCAGATGACGAGCTTCTACCGCGACGATCTGACCGGCCTCCCCGAGATGGGGGTGGTCGCCGGTCAGCTGTGGCGCGGCAGCGGGCTGACCCCGGCCGACATCGACGTGGCCATCCTCTACGACCACTTCACGCCGTTCGTGCTGATGCAGTTGGAGGAGTTCGGCTTCTGCGGGCGCGGCGAGGCGGCCGGATTCGTCGCCGAGGACGCGCTGCCGCTCAATACCCACGGCGGTCAGCTCGGTGAGGCGTATCTGCACGGGATGAACGGGATCGCCGAGGCCGTCCGCCAGATCCGCGGCAGCTCCGTCAACCAGGTGCCGGGCGCCGCCCGCACCCTGGTCACCGCGGGCACCGGGGTACCGACATCCGGGCTTCTCCTCGGCGCAGACGGCTGA